The following are encoded in a window of Vespula vulgaris chromosome 8, iyVesVulg1.1, whole genome shotgun sequence genomic DNA:
- the LOC127065710 gene encoding sorting nexin-2 encodes MADIKDTPPLFDTNETKSDDLEDDDDDVFASAVQDQSQLEDSPPYNGVSTLQAELPKLTLRDAMEENSFSSVSSPPPGPLSPPLGPISSDIGDLHDVPINDNADTLSTNVIKSQSFEEVSGDTADVFLKITVTSPQKIGDGMGAYMAYKVETRTNMPIFRKRNFSVTRRFSDFLGLHDKLTDKYLRNGRIIPPAPEKSVIGTTKIKMSGDKNQEQNSSSTEFIERRRAALERYLNRTAAHPVLSVDPDFREFLEADMELPKATNTSALSGAGVMRLFNKVGETVNKITYKMDESDTWFEEKTSQIESLDTQLRALHSAVDTLTNQRRELANCTGGTARSIAVLGHGEPGASLGRALAQLAETLEKVEVIRRAQSNSDLYQFGEMLRDYVALIGAIKDVFHERVKVFQNWQHAQMMLNKKREQKARLEQSGRTDKTSQAATEVVEWEAKVERGQEEFDNISKMIKKEVERFELVRVEDFKKQLIEYLEAMLQHQNQLIKYWESFLPEARAVA; translated from the exons ATGGCTGATATTAAAGACACTCCACCTTTATTTGATACTAATGAAACAAAAAGCGATGATTTGGaggatgatgacgacgatgttTTTGCCTCCGCAGTACag GATCAAAGTCAATTGGAAGATTCACCCCCTTACAATGGTGTATCTACGTTACAAGCGGAGTTACCCAAATTGACGTTAAGAGACGCAAtggaagaaaattcattttcttctgtATCAAGTCCACCACCTGGTCCATTAAGTCCACCATTAGGTCCTATAAGCAGTGATATTGGAGATTTGCATGATGTTCCCATAAATGACAATGCAGATACGCTGTCAACAAATGTTATCAAATCTCAATCATTCGAAGAG gTATCAGGTGATACAGCTGATGTTTTTCTCAAAATCACAGTCACTTCACCTCAAAAAATAGGCGATGGCATGGGTGCTTACATGGCCTATAAAGTTGAAACTAGAACTAACATGCCAATATTTAGAAAACGCAATTTTAGTGTAACTAGAAGATTCAGTGATTTTCTTGGTCTTCATGATAAATTAACTGATAAATATCTTAGAAACGGTAGAATTATTCCACCAGCACCAGAAAAAAGTGTTATTG gtacaacaaaaataaaaatgtctgGTGACAAAAACCAAGAACAAAACTCAAGTTCTACAGAGTTCATTGAACGTCGTAGAGCTGCTcttgaaagatatttaaatagaacTGCTGCACATCCGGTTCTGAGTGTGGATCCTGATTTTAGAGAATTCTTAGAAGCtg atATGGAATTACCTAAAGCAACGAATACATCTGCTTTGAGTGGTGCTGGAGTAATGAGACTCTTTAATAAAGTTGGAGAAACTGTTAATAAGATAACATATAAAATGGATGAAAGTGATACG TGgtttgaagaaaaaacttCACAAATTGAATCTCTTGATACTCAATTACGTGCTTTACACTCTGCTGTTGATACCTTAACTAATCAAAGGAGGGAACTTGCAAATTGTACAGGGGGAACAGCAAGATCAATTGCAGTTCTTGGTCATGGAGAACCAGGAGCTTCTCTTGGTAGAGCATTAGCACAATTAGCTGAAACACTGGAGAAAGTGGAAGTAATAAGAAGAGCGCAAAGCAATAGCGACCTTTATCAATTTGGAGAAATGTTAAGAGATTATGTTGCACTTATTGGTGCTATTAAG GATGTTTTTCACGAACGTGTTAAAGTTTTTCAAAATTGGCAGCATGCTCAAatgatgttaaataaaaaacgggAACAAAAGGCTAGATTAGAACAATCTGGTAGAACTGATAAAACAAGTCAAGCTGCTACCGAAGTTGTTGAATGGGAGGCTAAAGTAGAAAGAGGTCAAGAagaatttgataatatttcaaagatgataaaaaaagaagttgaaCGTTTCGAGTTGGTCAGAGTGGAAGactttaaaaaacaattaattgaatatcttGAAGCTATGTTGCAACATCAAAACCAATTGATCAAATATTGGGAAAGTTTTCTACCTGAGGCACGAGCAGTCGCATGA